Proteins encoded within one genomic window of Oryza glaberrima chromosome 12, OglaRS2, whole genome shotgun sequence:
- the LOC127756663 gene encoding U-box domain-containing protein 44-like: MAQRRQGSQRQEQAWWVAEGGRDWCGEGSDDGEEGEEEEEDGVLSAFLCPITMEVMRDPVVVETGHAFEREAIARWFSECASLGAAPRCPVTMEVVEGADVKPVVALRAAIEEWTSRRETAALRRACRWLTKAASEKEALRGLDAVMRGWKLARVGKRVVRRDGMVPMVAAMLRNGSARVRLKALQALREFAREDDEYRDSVSEGDTIRTIVKFIDFEDCQERELAVSLLCELSKSEMVCEKISELNGAILILGKVACSKSQNPALAEEAEMTLENLEKCEKNVLQMAENGRLEPLLNLLIEGSPEKQLRIASSLEKIVLSNDLKNLVAQRVGLLFAGVVENGTLPAKEVAFKVLDHISTNTESAKVLIEDGILLPLFRVLSVDGVKFLPPRLQEAAAAVLSNLVACGIDFGTVPLDGNRTIVSEDIVHSLLHLISNTSPPIQCKLLEIFVMLSSSTTTVLSIISAIRSSGAITNLVQFVESDHQESRAASIKLLCKISFDMDHEIAQVLRSSPTLLGCLVRIVSENDANADEQDAALQILANLPKRDRRLTMELMEQGAFKYIARKVLNICRRGTANNIVDKTMLEGLVKVLARITYILREEPRCVALAREYNLASLFTSLLRLNGLDGVQLLSAKALVNLSVESRYMTGTPNFDEHEQKSGLTWFGKKPPGIQLCRVHSGICSIRDNFCILEGKAVERLVVCLSHQNKKVVEASLAALCTLLGDGVEITEGVSVLYRANAVEPIFEILKGNPTGTLQQRVTWAVERILRTESIAKAASSDRGLSSALVHAFQNGDSRTRRIAEASLKHINKLPTFSQIIDKHPSRRGSSIGSMEHYFRSDR, encoded by the exons atgGCCCAGCGCCGCCAAGGATCGCAGCGCCAAGAACAAG CTTGGTGGGTTGCGGAGGGTGGTCGGGACTGGTGCGGCGAGGGGTCCGACGAtggggaggagggcgaggaggaggaggaggacggggtgctGTCGGCGTTCCTGTGCCCGATCACCATGGAGGTGATGCGGGacccggtggtggtggagacggGCCACGCGTTCGAGCGGGAGGCGATCGCGCGGTGGTTCTCGGAGTGCGCCTCgctcggcgcggcgccgcggtgCCCCGTCACGATGGAGGTGGTCGAAGGCGCGGACGTGAAGCCCGTCGTGGCGCTGCGGGCGGCCATCGAGGAGTGGACGAGCAGGCGagagacggcggcgctccggagGGCGTGCCGGTGGCTCACCAAGGCCGCCTCGGAGAAGGAGGCGCTGCGCGGGCTCGACGCCGTGATGCGCGGGTGGAAGCTTGCGAGGGTCGGCAAGCGCGTCGTGCGCCGCGACGGGATGGTGCCCATGGTGGCCGCCATGCTGAGGAACGGCAGCGCAAGGGTGCGTCTCAAAGCGTTGCAAGCCCTTCGGGAGTTTGCAAGAGAGGACGATGAATACAGG gattctGTATCTGAAGGGGACACAATTCGCACGATTGTTAAGTTCATCGATTTCGAGGATTGCCAGGAGAGGGAGTTGGCTGTATCTCTTCTGTGTGAGCTGTCGAAATCTGAAATGGTATGCGAAAAGATAAGCGAATTGAATGGAGCGATACTTATCTTGGGCAAGGTGGCATGTAGCAAATCACAGAATCCAGCGTTAGCCGAGGAGGCTGAGATGACGCTTGAGAATCTGGAGAAATGCGAGAAAAATGTCCTGCAAATGGCTGAAAATGGAAGACTGGAACCTCTACTAAACCTGCTTATTGAAG GTTCTCCAGAAAAGCAGTTGCGGATAGCATCATCTCTAGAAAAGATTGTTCTGTCTAACGACTTGAAAAACTTGGTGGCCCAAAGAGTGGGTTTACTGTTTGCTGGTGTTGTTGAAAATGGTACCTTGCCGGCAAAAGAAGTTGCTTTCAAGGTGTTAGATCATATATCCACCAATACAGAAAGTGCCAAGGTTCTTATAGAGGATGGAATCCTTTTACCGCTTTTCCGAGTTCTCTCTGTTGATGGTGTCAAATTCCTTCCACCAAGGTTGCAAGAGGCCGCTGCAGCAGTTCTATCTAATCTGGTAGCTTGTGGTATTGACTTTGGGACAGTCCCACTGGATGGTAATCGTACTATAGTGTCTGAAGATATTGTTCACAGCTTACTTCATTTGATTAGTAACACCTCTCCGCCAATACAGTGCAAGCTTCTTGAAATATTTGTAATGCTAAGTAGTTCTACCACAACAGTTCTGTCAATTATCTCAGCTATAAGATCATCTGGGGCTATCACAAACTTGGTACAATTTGTAGAGAGTGATCATCAGGAGAGCCGTGCTGCTTCCATAAAGCTGCTGTGCAAAATCTCATTTGACATGGACCATGAGATAGCACAAGTCCTCCGAAGTAGTCCTACATTGCTTGGATGCTTAGTTAGGATTGTCAGTGAAAATGATGCAAATGCAGATGAGCAAGATGCTGCACTTCAGATTCTGGCAAATCTTCCTAAAAGGGACAGACGTCTTACCATGGAGCTCATGGAGCAAGGGGCTTTCAAATATATTGCGCGCAAAGTTTTAAACATATGTAGAAGAGGAACTGCCAATAACATAGTTGATAAAACGATGCTTGAAGGGCTTGTAAAAGTTCTGGCAAGGATAACGTACATTCTACGGGAGGAGCCACGCTGTGTTGCCCTTGCTCGTGAATACAATCTTGCTTCACTGTTTACCAGCTTGCTTCGGCTGAATGGGCTGGATGGTGTGCAGCTGCTCTCTGCAAAGGCATTAGTGAATCTCTCTGTTGAATCAAGATATATGACTGGCACACCAAATTTCGATGAACATGAACAGAAGTCTGGGCTTACCTGGTTTGGTAAGAAACCACCAGGTATTCAACTTTGTCGTGTTCACTCTGGAATCTGCTCGATTAGAGACAATTTTTGTATTCTTGAAGGGAAGGCAGTGGAGCGATTGGTTGTTTGTCTTAGCCATCAAAACAAGAAGGTCGTTGAAGCCTCTTTGGCTGCACTTTGCACCCTACTTGGGGATGGCGTGGAGATCACTGAAGGTGTTTCGGTGCTCTATAGGGCCAATGCAGTTGAACCAATATTTGAAATCTTGAAGGGAAACCCAACAGGCACACTTCAGCAGAGGGTGACATGGGCTGTCGAGAGGATTTTGCGGACAGAGAGCATTGCAAAAGCAGCTTCAAGCGACCGTGGCTTGAGTTCTGCCCTTGTTCATGCTTTCCAGAATGGGGATTCCAGAACACGACGTATCGCAGAGGCGTCACTGAAGCACATTAACAAGTTGCCAACtttctcccaaatcattgaTAAGCATCCCTCGAGACGAGGTTCGTCAATTGGAAGCATGGAGCATTACTTTAGGTCTGATCGCTAG